A single window of Zea mays cultivar B73 unplaced genomic scaffold, Zm-B73-REFERENCE-NAM-5.0 scaffold_34, whole genome shotgun sequence DNA harbors:
- the LOC118474850 gene encoding ATP synthase subunit beta, chloroplastic: MRTNPTTSRPGISTIEEKSVGRIDQIIGPVLDITFPPGKLPYIYNALIVKSRDTADKQINVTCEVQQLLGNNRVRAVAMSATEGLMRGMEVIDTGTPLSVPVGGATLGRIFNVLGEPIDNLGPVDTSATFPIHRSAPAFIELDTKLSIFETGIKVVDLLAPYRRGGKIGLFGGAGVGKTVLIMELINNIAKAHGGVSVFGGVGERTREGNDLYMEMKESGVINEKNIEESKVALVYGQMNEPPGARMRVGLTALTMAEYFRDVNKQDVLLFIDNIFRFVQAGSEVSALLGRMPSAVGYQPTLSTEMGSLQERITSTKKGSITSIQAVYVPADDLTDPAPATTFAHLDATTVLSRGLASKGIYPAVDPLDSTSTMLQPRIVGNEHYETAQRVKETLQRYKELQDIIAILGLDELSEEDRLTVARARKIERFLSQPFFVAEVFTGSPGKYVGLAETIRGFQLILSGELDGLPEQAFYLVGNIDEASTKAINLEEESKLKK, from the coding sequence ATGAGAACCAATCCTACTACTTCGCGTCCCGGGATTTCCACAATTGAAGAAAAAAGCGTAGGGCGTATTGATCAAATTATTGGACCCGTGCTGGATATCACTTTTCCCCCGGGCAAGTTGCCTTATATTTATAATGCTTTGATAGTCAAGAGTCGAGACACTGCCGATAAGCAAATTAATGTGACTTGTGAGGTACAACAATTATTAGGAAATAATCGAGTTAGAGCTGTGGCTATGAGTGCTACAGAGGGGTTGATGAGAGGAATGGAAGTGATTGACACGGGAACTCCTCTCAGTGTTCCAGTCGGTGGAGCTACTCTCGGACGAATTTTTAACGTTCTTGGGGAGCCTATTGACAATTTGGGTCCTGTGGATACTAGTGCAACATTTCCTATTCATAGATCTGCGCCTGCCTTTATCGAGTTAGATACGAAATTATCTATCTTTGAAACAGGTATTAAGGTGGTCGATCTTTTAGCTCCCTATCGACGTGGAGGAAAAATCGGACTGTTTGGGGGGGCAGGAGTAGGTAAAACAGTACTCATCATGGAATTAATCAATAACATTGCTAAAGCTCATGGAGGCGTATCCGTATTTGGCGGAGTAGGGGAACGGACTCGTGAAGGAAATGATCTTTATATGGAAATGAAGGAATCCGGAGTAATTAATGAAAAAAATATTGAGGAATCAAAGGTAGCTCTAGTCTATGGCCAAATGAATGAACCGCCGGGAGCTCGTATGAGAGTTGGTTTAACTGCCCTAACTATGGCAGAATATTTCCGAGATGTTAATAAGCAAGACGTGCTTTTATTCATCGATAATATCTTTCGTTTTGTTCAAGCAGGATCGGAAGTATCCGCCTTATTAGGCAGAATGCCCTCCGCAGTGGGTTATCAACCTACCCTTAGTACAGAAATGGGTTCTTTGCAAGAAAGAATTACTTCTACCAAAAAGGGATCTATAACTTCGATCCAAGCAGTTTATgtacctgcagacgatttgaccgacCCTGCTCCTGCCACAACATTTGCACATTTGGACGCTACTACCGTACTTTCCAGAGGATTAGCTTCCAAGGGTATTTATCCCGCAGTGGATCCTTTAGATTCAACCTCAACTATGTTACAGCCTCGGATTGTTGGCAACGAACATTATGAAACTGCGCAAAGAGTTAAGGAAACTTTACAACGTTACAAAGAACTTCAGGACATTATCGCAATTCTTGGATTGGATGAATTATCGGAGGAGGATCGTTTAACTGTAGCAAGAGCACGAAAAATCGAGCGGTTCTTATCACAACCGTTCTTTGTGGCAGAAGTTTTTACCGGTTCTCCAGGAAAGTATGTTGGTCTTGCAGAAACAATTAGGGGATTTCAACTAATCCTTTCCGGAGAATTAGACGGCCTACCCGAACAGGCTTTTTATTTAGTGGGGAACATCGATGAAGCTAGCACGAAAGCTATAAACTTAGAAGAGGAGAGCAAATTGAAGAAATGA